The bacterium genome includes the window GGCGAATTGAGCCCAAGGGCATCGGCGCCCGCGAGATTCACAGCACCGGATCGGCTAGCCGACGATGCCGACCTCTTGATCTATCCGCAGGGATCCTTCCGACTGGGGACAGTCGTCCTCCCGGCCCCTGGTGCGGACTATGACATTGACCTTGTCCTCCGGGTTGCCATCGCCAAAGAGGCGACGACGCAGGCCGAACTAAAGGAGCTCGCTGGCCAGCGACTCGCTGACTTCGTTAACCGAACCAGTGGCGCGCCAAGACTGAAAGAGGGTGGGAGGTGTTGGACCCTGCTCTGGCCGCGTTTTCATGTGGACATTCTGCCCTCACTTCCCAACCCCGAAGATCTGCCCAATGGAATCCTGCTAACTGATCGTGACCTACGGCTCTGGCAGCTGAGCAATCCCATTGGCTATGCAGACTGGTTCCAAAGTCGGATGCGCGAGCAATTCATTCAGCAGCGGAAAATCCTGGCAGCAGATCGCTCCACCACCGTTGATGACGTTCCGCAATGGGAGGTAAAGACAACCCTCCAGCAGGCGGTTCAGGTGCTGAAGCGTCATCGCGATCTCCACTTCGC containing:
- a CDS encoding nucleotidyltransferase, with product GELSPRASAPARFTAPDRLADDADLLIYPQGSFRLGTVVLPAPGADYDIDLVLRVAIAKEATTQAELKELAGQRLADFVNRTSGAPRLKEGGRCWTLLWPRFHVDILPSLPNPEDLPNGILLTDRDLRLWQLSNPIGYADWFQSRMREQFIQQRKILAADRSTTVDDVPQWEVKTTLQQAVQVLKRHRDLHFANQLDLKPPSILVTTLVGLAHGGHDDLFEAVVHIAPRLTQFVKDRNGVGWIANPALPEENFADRWRTHPARRRAFGRWASKSKLSKDLEDAAAQRGLDRVVARLEDGFGNGARIAEKDLGMTYRSGREAGVLASAGGSGLLVSAAGGTKAARVRNHNFYGRS